In Vigna unguiculata cultivar IT97K-499-35 chromosome 3, ASM411807v1, whole genome shotgun sequence, a single genomic region encodes these proteins:
- the LOC114176741 gene encoding probable myosin-binding protein 6 has translation MDFHPALNLLTQFGCGFVLLRSLSRVFNFIGLLLMITFWFKVWRFSWNSKSAIRFLCTSGGVPQIRFCLDRVAWGVSKPKTAPLRKTRRTRSSSSMRRRTNGPRGRANVGSEDGSEGKGENQKEGGNEDEVFDLMTLKSLVKMERLKANAACADLEKERTAAASSAEEAMAMILRLQNEKSAAEIQATQFRRMAEQKLDYDQEVIESLQWTITQHEVQKCELEDQMEICRDDLRQFMRDEDIQQLEVEVSRDFMYDDEEEDGDRDDNSVVSSPETESQTL, from the coding sequence ATGGATTTCCATCCTGCCCTCAATCTTCTCACCCAATTCGGATGCGGTTTCGTCCTTCTCCGCTCCCTCTCCCGCGTTTTCAACTTTATAGGCCTCCTTTTGATGATCACCTTTTGGTTCAAGGTTTGGCGTTTCAGCTGGAACTCCAAGAGCGCCATTCGATTCCTTTGCACTTCCGGAGGCGTACCACAAATCCGTTTCTGCCTCGACAGAGTTGCGTGGGGCGTTTCTAAGCCAAAGACCGCGCCTTTGAGAAAAACGCGCCGGACCAGGTCCAGTTCCTCCATGAGGAGGCGCACCAATGGCCCCCGAGGCAGAGCCAATGTGGGTTCCGAAGATGGGTCGGAGGGGAAGGGCGAAAACCAGAAGGAGGGTGGCAATGAGGATGAGGTGTTCGACTTAATGACGCTGAAAAGTCTCGTCAAGATGGAGAGACTAAAGGCCAATGCGGCGTGTGCGGACCTCGAGAAGGAGAGGACAGCGGCTGCCTCGTCGGCGGAGGAGGCAATGGCGATGATTCTGCGGCTGCAGAATGAGAAGAGCGCGGCAGAGATTCAAGCCACGCAGTTCCGGCGAATGGCGGAGCAAAAGCTAGACTATGACCAGGAGGTTATTGAGTCATTGCAGTGGACCATCACGCAACACGAGGTTCAGAAATGTGAATTGGAGGATCAGATGGAGATTTGTAGGGACGATTTGAGGCAGTTTATGAGGGACGAGGATATACAACAACTTGAAGTTGAAGTGAGTAGAGATTTCATGTATGATGATGAGGAGGAGGATGGGGATCGTGATGATAATTCTGTAGTTAGCTCTCCCGAAACCGAATCACAGACCTTGTAA